Proteins from one Ipomoea triloba cultivar NCNSP0323 chromosome 1, ASM357664v1 genomic window:
- the LOC116010403 gene encoding protein RKD1-like, giving the protein MANTTYPSSSDNSSFWDDIIVSPLRDSAQSIDFTAIENFENAPPESNEIIASPGTDVVAIDQGTAVVVEEDNTTAALDVEAMNASVFRGRKRARRTFCDTTTLTFEKFSEYFYLPSEQAAEELQVGREVFKKKCREVGISYWPYRKLVSLDRLLAKVQEFGEIKDQAELQRTIKGLEDERDAILQNPNLDLAEATVRLRDKCDRNSSRKRRYIDPAAFPSTTPGSSLQAPIFSDIPELAPEAFPSTTPGSSSQAPIFPDIPELAPEEIQEVLAWLDEDDPPPKNISDK; this is encoded by the exons ATGGCAAATACGACATATCCCTCATCTTCGGATAACTCTTCCTTTTGGGATGACATTATCGTATCACCGTTAAGAGATAGTGCACAAAGTATAGATTTTACTGCTATCGAAAATTTTGAGAATGCTCCACCAGAGTCGAATGAGATAATTGCTTCACCGGGTACAGATGTTGTGGCTATTGATCAAGGTACTGCTGTAGTAGTGGAGGAAGATAATACCACTGCAGCGCTAGATGTAGAAGCTATGAATGCAAGTGTATTTCGTGGGAGAAAGAGAGCTAGAAGAACATTTTGTGATACTACCACGCtaacttttgaaaaattttctGAATATTTTTATCTGCCTTCTGAACAAGCTGCAGAGGAATTGCAGGTTGGGCGCgaagtttttaagaaaaagtgTAGGGAAGTGGGAATTTCCTACTGGCCTTATCGAAAACTCGTGAGTCTGGACAGATTGTTGGCAAAAGTTCAG GAATTTGGTGAAATCAAGGATCAAGCTGAACTGCAAAGAACAATTAAGGGGCTGGAGGACGAGAGAGATGCGATACTTCAAAATCCAAATTTAGACTTGGCTGAAGCAACAGTAAGGCTTAGAGACAAATGTGATAGGAATAGTTCTAGAAAGAGAAGGTATATAGATCCAGCAGCTTTTCCTTCAACTACTCCTGGAAGTTCATTACAAGCTCCTATATTTTCTGATATTCCTGAATTAGCACCGGAAGCTTTTCCTTCCACTACACCTGGGAGTTCATCACAAGCTCCTATATTTCCTGATATTCCTGAATTAGCACCAGAAGAAATACAGGAGGTACTTGCTTGGCTAGATGAGGATGATCCTCCTCCCAAAAATATTAGCGACAAATAA